One window of the Lepeophtheirus salmonis chromosome 7, UVic_Lsal_1.4, whole genome shotgun sequence genome contains the following:
- the alpha-Man-Ia gene encoding mannosyl-oligosaccharide 1,2-alpha-mannosidase IA, which yields MSFRSIEKMVIGLVFGAFILICFGTVFFIPDRMNNKVYRVYKKFQASGRDFLIPPVIDKPDVVNSDRDRLMAQIDKDDDSKNVLIKPKVLENKPEIPDAVIQPKELHLKKFKEVGDLSVIEPGSGEDMTVKDKRDFVRNMMKHAWDNYAKYAWGSNELRPISRRGHSASVFGSSPMGASIVDGLDTLYIMGLMDEYKKGRMWVEENLDFDKMIGDISVFETNIRYVGGMLSIYAFTGDSLYKEKAVHIADKLMPAFNTPTGIPHSLINMRTGMSKNFGWASGGASILSEIGTLHMEFAYLSDITGDPKYVNAVKRVRDSIKKAPRSKQLYPNYINPKTGKWGQQHTSVGALGDSFYEYLLKEWLRSGKVDIEAKELFDEAALDIENKLIKISSGGLTYIAEFKYGRLEHKMDHLACFGGGMYALAAKEEKDANSERWMNIGAGITNTCHESYDRTSTKLGPEAFRFTDGAEARALKQNERYYILRPETFESYFVMWRLTHDEKYRQWGWEAIEAIEKNCRSSGGYSGVKNVYQDNGAKDDVQQSFFLAETLKYLYLLFSDDSLVSLDHWVLNTEAHPLPVKGINSNYRAYEETNSHF from the exons ATGTCCTTCCGATCAATAGAAAAGATGGTTATCGGCCTCGTTTTTGGGGCATTTATTCTGATTTGCTTTggaactgttttttttattcctgaTCGGATGAACAATAAg GTCTACAGAGTGTATAAAAAGTTTCAAGCTTCTGGTAGAGACTTTTTGATTCCTCCGGTTATTGACAAACCCGACGTTGTCAACTCTGACCGTGATAGACTCATGGCTCAAATTGATAAAGATGACGACAGTAAGAACGTTCTTATAAAGCCCAAAGTCTTGGAGAATAAACCTGAGATACCGGACGCTGTCATTCAACCCAAAGAACTACATCTTAAGAAATTTAAAGAAGTTGGCGATCTATCCGTTATTGAACCTGGATCTGGGGAAGATATGACTGTAAAAGATAAAAGAGATTTTGTTAGAAAT ATGATGAAGCATGCTTGGGACAACTACGCCAAATATGCCTGGGGATCCAACGAATTGCGCCCCATATCAAGAAGAGGGCATAGTGCATCAGTATTTGGTTCATCTCCGATGGGAGCGTCAATCGTAGATGGGTTAGATACTCTATATATCATGGGACTGAtggatgaatataaaaaaggacgCATGTGGGTTGaagaaaatttggattttgaTAAAATG ATTGGTGATATTTCCgtatttgaaacaaatattcGATATGTTGGAGGTATGTTGAGTATCTACGCCTTTACTGGAGACtcattatataaagaaaaagctGTTCATATAGCAGACAAACTTATGCCTGCTTTTAATACTCCAACGGGGATTCCacattctttaattaatatgagaaccgga ATGTCAAAAAATTTTGGTTGGGCAAGTGGTGGAGCCAGTATTCTATCTGAAATCGGGACGCTTCATATGGAGTTTGCTTATTTGTCTGATATTACTGGAGATCCAAAGTATGTAAATGCGGTAAAAAGGGTTAGGGACTCAATCAAGAAAGCTCCACGATCGAAACAATTATATCCGAACTATATTAATCCTAAAACTGGTAAATGGGGACAACAGCACACTTCTGTTGGAGCTTTAGGCGATTCTTTTTACGAGTATCTTTTGAAAGAGTGGCTTCGATCGGGTAAAGTGGATATTGAGGCCAAGGAACTTTTTGATGAAGCTGCTTtggatatagaaaataaattaataaagatatcaTCTGGAGGACTAACTTATATTGCTGAATTTAAATATGGTAGACTTGAACATAAAATGGATCACTTGGCATGCTTTGGAG GTGGCATGTATGCTCTTGCAGCAAAAGAGGAAAAAGATGCTAATTCTGAGAGATGGATGAATATTGGTGCTGGAATTACCAATACTTGTCACGAATCTTATGACCGAACCTCAACAAAACTTGGACCAGAGGCTTTTCGCTTTACTGATGGCGCTGAGGCAAGAGCTTTAAAACAGAATGAAAGATATTACATCCTGAGACCTGAAACTTTTGAATCATATTTTGTGATGTGGCGATTGACACATGATGAAAAATACCGCCAATGGGGTTGGGAGGCTATTGAG gcaattgaaaaaaattgtaggtCAAGTGGGGGATATTCCGGTGTAAAAAACGTATATCAGGATAACGGAGCAAAGGATGACGTTCAGCAGAGCTTTTTCCTGGCGGAAACCTTGAAG taTTTGTACCTATTGTTTAGTGATGATTCTTTAGTTTCCTTGGATCATTGGGTCCTAAATACAGAAGCTCATCCCCTACCAGTGAAGGGCATAAATTCTAATTATCGGGCTTATGAAGAAACCAATtcgcatttttaa